Proteins from one Oncorhynchus tshawytscha isolate Ot180627B linkage group LG16, Otsh_v2.0, whole genome shotgun sequence genomic window:
- the selenok gene encoding selenoprotein K isoform X2, translated as MVYVANGQVLDNRSQSPWRMSFLTDLFWGAVEFIGLFFQSLVQPDLTKRGNSGSSSAGYSDGRGPPGPPGGRRRMGRINHGGGPSAPPMGGGGUGR; from the exons ATGGTGTACGTGGCGAATG GTCAGGTCCTGGACAACAGAAGCCAGTCTCCATGGCGAATGTCGTTCCTCACTGATCTCTTCTGGGGTGCTGTGGAGTTCATCGGCTTGTT TTTCCAATCCCTGGTCCAGCCAGATCTGACAAAGAGGGGTAACTCTGGCTCGTCCTCTGCAGGCTACAGTGATGGCAGAGG CCCCCCTGGACCCCCTGGTGGCCGGAGGCGGATGGGGAGGATAAACCACGGTGGGGGGCCCAGCGCCCCTCCCAtggggggaggaggatgaggaaggtga
- the selenok gene encoding selenoprotein K isoform X3, which translates to MAGQVLDNRSQSPWRMSFLTDLFWGAVEFIGLFFQSLVQPDLTKRGNSGSSSAGYSDGRGPPGPPGGRRRMGRINHGGGPSAPPMGGGGUGR; encoded by the exons ATGGCAG GTCAGGTCCTGGACAACAGAAGCCAGTCTCCATGGCGAATGTCGTTCCTCACTGATCTCTTCTGGGGTGCTGTGGAGTTCATCGGCTTGTT TTTCCAATCCCTGGTCCAGCCAGATCTGACAAAGAGGGGTAACTCTGGCTCGTCCTCTGCAGGCTACAGTGATGGCAGAGG CCCCCCTGGACCCCCTGGTGGCCGGAGGCGGATGGGGAGGATAAACCACGGTGGGGGGCCCAGCGCCCCTCCCAtggggggaggaggatgaggaag GTAA
- the selenok gene encoding selenoprotein K isoform X1, producing MVYVANGQVLDNRSQSPWRMSFLTDLFWGAVEFIGLFFQSLVQPDLTKRGNSGSSSAGYSDGRGPPGPPGGRRRMGRINHGGGPSAPPMGGGGUGR from the exons ATGGTGTACGTGGCGAATG GTCAGGTCCTGGACAACAGAAGCCAGTCTCCATGGCGAATGTCGTTCCTCACTGATCTCTTCTGGGGTGCTGTGGAGTTCATCGGCTTGTT TTTCCAATCCCTGGTCCAGCCAGATCTGACAAAGAGGGGTAACTCTGGCTCGTCCTCTGCAGGCTACAGTGATGGCAGAGG CCCCCCTGGACCCCCTGGTGGCCGGAGGCGGATGGGGAGGATAAACCACGGTGGGGGGCCCAGCGCCCCTCCCAtggggggaggaggatgaggaag GTAA